The following proteins are encoded in a genomic region of Pseudoalteromonas rubra:
- the rpmC gene encoding 50S ribosomal protein L29, producing MKASELKDKSVEELNAELLELLREQFNLRMQASTGQLAQTHELKKVRRNIARVKTVINQKAGA from the coding sequence ATGAAAGCTAGCGAACTTAAAGACAAAAGCGTAGAAGAGCTAAATGCTGAACTTCTAGAGCTTCTGCGTGAGCAGTTCAACCTGCGCATGCAAGCGAGCACTGGTCAGCTGGCTCAAACTCACGAGCTGAAAAAAGTACGTCGCAATATTGCGCGTGTTAAAACGGTTATCAACCAGAAGGCAGGTGCATAA
- the rpsQ gene encoding 30S ribosomal protein S17 — MSDKIRTLQGRVVSDKMDKSIVVAIERQVKHPIYGKFIKRTTKLHAHDENNTAQAGDTVTIRECAPISKKKSWTLVDVLVRPKKA, encoded by the coding sequence ATGAGCGATAAGATCCGTACTCTTCAAGGTCGTGTAGTTAGCGACAAAATGGACAAGTCAATCGTTGTTGCTATCGAGCGTCAGGTTAAGCACCCGATCTACGGTAAATTCATCAAGCGTACAACTAAGTTGCACGCACATGATGAAAACAATACTGCGCAAGCAGGCGATACAGTGACTATCCGTGAATGTGCACCGATCTCTAAGAAAAAATCTTGGACTTTGGTAGACGTTCTGGTTCGTCCTAAGAAAGCTTAA